In Streptomyces sp. NBC_00306, a single genomic region encodes these proteins:
- a CDS encoding LysE family translocator: MITLTAVGGVALVELGMALTPGPNMIHLASRAITQGRRAGLVSLSGTAVGFVCYLLAAAAGLSALFAAVPLAFTVVKLAGAVYLAYLAWDMLRPGGRSPFAPAKDLPPVSDTRLFSMGLLTNLLNPKIALMYAALLPQFLDPQAGAAWGQLLQLGGVQIIVGISVNALIMLGAARVSGFLAARPRVMTAQRFTAGGLLGAFALRTALSPDPVST, from the coding sequence GTGATCACTCTGACCGCCGTCGGAGGAGTGGCCCTGGTCGAACTGGGCATGGCCCTGACCCCGGGACCGAACATGATCCACCTCGCGTCCCGCGCGATCACCCAGGGCCGAAGGGCGGGCCTGGTCAGCCTCAGCGGGACCGCCGTGGGATTCGTGTGCTATCTGCTGGCCGCGGCTGCGGGCCTGTCCGCGTTGTTCGCCGCTGTGCCACTGGCGTTCACGGTGGTCAAGCTCGCCGGTGCCGTCTACCTGGCCTATCTCGCCTGGGACATGCTCAGGCCCGGCGGCCGCTCGCCCTTCGCCCCGGCCAAGGACCTGCCTCCGGTCTCCGACACCCGCCTGTTCTCGATGGGGTTGCTGACCAACCTGCTCAACCCCAAGATCGCTCTTATGTATGCCGCCCTCCTGCCCCAGTTCCTGGACCCGCAGGCAGGTGCGGCCTGGGGACAACTGCTCCAGCTCGGTGGTGTGCAGATCATCGTGGGGATATCCGTGAACGCTTTGATCATGTTGGGCGCAGCACGGGTGTCGGGGTTTCTGGCCGCCCGGCCCCGCGTCATGACCGCCCAGCGGTTCACGGCAGGCGGCCTGCTCGGCGCCTTCGCGCTGCGCACCGCCCTGTCCCCGGATCCTGTCTCCACCTGA
- a CDS encoding nucleotidyltransferase domain-containing protein: MSEKGLDQDGTIKREGALDRVPEAFAPVVAAARAQITETFGSTTRLHSAYLYGSIPRGTATPGVSDLDLQLALHDEPTDADSADARAIATTLDQAFPQIDGVGILLTSTRTLLSDLERHDGGFFIACLCTPLLGNDLAEQLPRYRPTALLARETNGDLALALPRWRTRAAGAATDGERKALSRVVARRIVRTGFTLIMPRWGGWTSDLSDSAALFGRYYPERAEQMRMAAATGRAPSADPAVLTLLMNDLAPWLAAEYTAVHGEKTPRP; the protein is encoded by the coding sequence GTGAGCGAAAAGGGGCTGGACCAGGACGGCACCATCAAGCGCGAAGGCGCACTGGATCGCGTGCCCGAAGCATTCGCCCCCGTCGTCGCCGCGGCCCGTGCTCAGATCACCGAAACATTCGGCAGCACAACACGGCTGCACAGCGCCTACCTCTACGGCAGCATCCCCCGCGGCACCGCCACCCCCGGGGTCTCCGACCTCGACCTCCAACTCGCCCTCCACGACGAGCCCACCGACGCCGACAGCGCCGACGCCAGAGCGATCGCGACCACACTCGACCAGGCGTTCCCTCAGATCGACGGCGTCGGGATCCTGCTGACCAGCACACGCACTCTGCTCAGCGACCTCGAACGTCACGATGGCGGATTCTTCATCGCCTGCCTTTGCACCCCACTGCTCGGCAACGACCTTGCCGAGCAACTCCCCCGATATCGCCCCACTGCCCTGCTCGCCCGCGAGACGAACGGCGACCTGGCCCTCGCGCTGCCCCGCTGGCGCACCCGGGCGGCCGGAGCCGCCACCGACGGCGAACGCAAGGCCCTCAGCCGCGTCGTCGCCCGTCGCATCGTCCGCACAGGGTTCACCCTGATCATGCCCCGCTGGGGCGGCTGGACCAGCGACCTCAGCGATTCCGCCGCGCTCTTCGGCCGCTACTACCCCGAGCGCGCTGAGCAGATGCGCATGGCCGCAGCCACCGGGCGCGCCCCCTCGGCCGACCCGGCAGTGCTCACTCTGCTCATGAACGACCTGGCTCCATGGCTCGCGGCCGAATACACAGCCGTGCACGGCGAGAAGACACCGCGGCCCTGA
- a CDS encoding ROK family protein gives MLAEGPELRGGAVTRRVDTGPETTPGDLHKAVEEFLADHQLEPTALGVAVPGLVENGRVAVSDVLPQLAGWGGLGNHTIPSLLVNDIRAALAQEAAGLARSATAAVVVCGTAVGSAYLSEGRVVRGARGWAGEIGSLPMTTPLGVRRLDELAGGSAIVRAAGMPPRSIHTALAEKDRRVQAVVHAAGEAFGLALASLVNFLNPEVVRVGGGTLGYPGYWDAALSAAKENALPELWYSCTVERIENPDLVVARGAIRLATAMVDGQRWVHQYV, from the coding sequence ATGCTTGCCGAAGGGCCGGAGCTACGCGGCGGTGCGGTCACCCGGCGCGTGGACACCGGGCCCGAGACCACTCCGGGTGACCTCCATAAGGCTGTCGAGGAGTTCCTTGCGGACCACCAGCTGGAGCCGACGGCGCTCGGGGTAGCGGTTCCGGGGCTTGTCGAGAACGGCCGGGTCGCGGTCTCCGATGTACTGCCACAGCTCGCAGGGTGGGGCGGCTTGGGGAACCACACCATCCCCTCGCTCCTGGTCAACGACATCAGAGCAGCACTCGCCCAGGAGGCCGCCGGACTCGCACGATCCGCCACCGCCGCAGTGGTTGTCTGCGGGACTGCCGTGGGTTCGGCATACCTGTCCGAAGGCCGGGTCGTCCGCGGGGCGCGCGGCTGGGCCGGCGAGATCGGCAGCCTTCCCATGACCACACCCCTGGGCGTACGCCGCCTCGACGAACTGGCCGGCGGCAGCGCCATCGTGCGTGCGGCAGGAATGCCACCGCGGTCGATCCACACCGCGCTCGCCGAGAAGGACCGCCGGGTGCAGGCCGTCGTGCACGCAGCAGGCGAGGCGTTCGGGCTGGCGCTCGCCTCGCTGGTCAATTTCCTCAACCCTGAAGTGGTCCGGGTCGGGGGTGGAACCCTTGGCTACCCGGGCTACTGGGACGCCGCGCTGAGCGCCGCGAAGGAGAATGCCCTCCCTGAACTCTGGTACTCCTGCACCGTCGAGCGGATCGAGAACCCGGACCTGGTCGTCGCCCGCGGCGCCATCCGGCTGGCGACCGCGATGGTTGACGGTCAGAGATGGGTCCATCAGTACGTATAG
- a CDS encoding Imm21 family immunity protein has translation MYLSHQASPARRGLPELTWVVSMGGPLIVVPVSALQDWGGCTEAGMVLGDTDESDDYDRACAVDDLAGVIPIDESGTRALVLGDEPATTCYLPERRLFLRWLAADSDADLLAAAERVLADPETAWENCGVWETDGPAVLMDSAESGADLAMPYPGSSRLPEQAPVVVPAGRWRIRAFHTTGDDTPWVGVVQLVKE, from the coding sequence ATGTACCTCTCCCACCAAGCGAGCCCCGCGCGTCGAGGACTGCCTGAACTGACCTGGGTTGTGTCGATGGGGGGCCCGCTCATCGTCGTTCCGGTCTCGGCCCTTCAGGATTGGGGTGGTTGCACGGAAGCCGGAATGGTGCTCGGCGACACCGATGAATCCGACGACTACGACCGTGCTTGCGCGGTGGATGACCTTGCTGGGGTGATTCCTATCGACGAAAGCGGCACCCGCGCGCTCGTGCTGGGCGACGAGCCGGCCACGACCTGCTACCTGCCAGAACGACGACTCTTCCTGCGCTGGCTCGCCGCCGACTCCGATGCCGATCTGCTCGCCGCTGCCGAGAGGGTGCTGGCGGATCCGGAGACGGCGTGGGAGAACTGCGGGGTGTGGGAAACGGATGGTCCGGCGGTGCTGATGGATTCCGCGGAGTCGGGAGCGGATCTCGCCATGCCTTACCCCGGCAGCTCGCGCCTGCCGGAGCAGGCTCCCGTTGTCGTACCAGCGGGCCGCTGGCGAATCCGCGCCTTCCACACGACAGGCGACGACACCCCTTGGGTGGGAGTGGTTCAGCTCGTGAAGGAATAG
- a CDS encoding FKBP-type peptidyl-prolyl cis-trans isomerase has translation MSEPTKPRIEVPEGDAPTELTVRDLVVGDGPEARPGRVVQLHYVGVTWASGREFDSSWERDRPFKFAVGGGRVIKGWDRGVKGMKVGGRRQIIVPPRLGYGRQSPSPLIPADSTLIFVVDLLTVVGA, from the coding sequence ATGAGCGAACCGACGAAGCCCAGAATCGAGGTCCCGGAGGGTGATGCGCCCACCGAGCTGACGGTCCGGGACCTCGTGGTGGGGGACGGACCCGAGGCGCGGCCGGGCAGGGTCGTCCAGCTTCACTATGTAGGGGTCACATGGGCATCCGGGAGGGAGTTCGACTCCTCCTGGGAGCGGGACCGACCGTTCAAGTTCGCCGTGGGCGGTGGCAGGGTCATCAAGGGCTGGGATCGAGGAGTGAAGGGAATGAAGGTCGGCGGCCGGCGCCAGATCATCGTTCCCCCACGCCTTGGTTACGGCAGGCAGTCACCCTCTCCATTGATCCCGGCAGACTCAACGCTGATCTTCGTCGTGGACCTGCTCACCGTCGTGGGCGCTTGA
- a CDS encoding helix-turn-helix domain-containing protein translates to MPIAVDIDVMLARRKMSVGELADRVGITPANLAVLKNGRAKAVRFATLAALCEVLECQPGDLLRWVAEDGRGTPAADADVVLSPEGKV, encoded by the coding sequence ATGCCGATCGCCGTCGACATCGATGTGATGCTGGCCAGGCGGAAGATGTCGGTGGGCGAGCTCGCGGACCGCGTCGGGATCACGCCCGCCAACCTGGCGGTACTCAAGAACGGCCGCGCCAAGGCGGTGCGCTTCGCGACGCTCGCCGCGCTCTGCGAGGTGCTCGAGTGTCAACCGGGTGACCTGCTGCGCTGGGTGGCCGAGGACGGGAGGGGGACGCCTGCGGCCGATGCGGACGTGGTGCTGTCGCCTGAGGGGAAGGTATAG
- a CDS encoding class I SAM-dependent methyltransferase, whose amino-acid sequence MTNLLPDDRLARSSVVANSSMNRERTLTGVNSYTRELGFDPAGWLLDRGGEASWLDLCSGEGRALKAAAGRLPAGAVLTGVDLVGPLVPQSAEDQVELIAASLAEWRPDRLYDLITCVHGIHYLGDKLGLIARAASWLTADGLFAAHLDPASVRHADGTSAARPVLTALRAAGFSYHSRRHLLVLRGRRDVELPFDYLGADSGAGPNYTGQPAVASHYHRDLRSRTAR is encoded by the coding sequence ATGACGAACCTGTTGCCCGACGACCGGTTGGCCCGCTCATCCGTGGTCGCGAACAGCAGCATGAACCGCGAGCGAACGCTGACTGGCGTCAACAGCTACACAAGGGAGCTCGGGTTCGATCCAGCGGGGTGGCTGCTGGATCGCGGCGGTGAGGCGTCCTGGTTGGACCTGTGCAGTGGGGAAGGCCGTGCCCTGAAGGCGGCAGCCGGCCGCCTGCCCGCAGGGGCCGTCCTCACCGGGGTCGATCTGGTCGGTCCCCTGGTCCCCCAAAGCGCCGAAGACCAGGTCGAGTTGATTGCCGCCTCCTTGGCCGAGTGGCGGCCCGACCGTCTGTACGACCTCATCACCTGTGTGCATGGCATTCACTATCTCGGCGACAAGCTGGGGCTCATCGCCCGTGCGGCCTCATGGCTCACGGCCGACGGGCTGTTCGCCGCGCATCTCGATCCGGCGTCGGTACGTCATGCCGACGGGACCAGCGCGGCACGCCCGGTCCTGACGGCGCTGCGGGCTGCCGGATTCTCGTACCACTCCCGCCGGCACCTGCTCGTCCTGCGGGGCAGGCGCGACGTCGAGCTTCCTTTCGACTATCTCGGCGCGGACTCCGGGGCCGGTCCGAACTACACGGGCCAGCCGGCGGTCGCGTCGCACTACCACCGAGATCTGCGGAGTCGCACCGCACGCTGA
- a CDS encoding TetR/AcrR family transcriptional regulator: protein MSNPSTRTRGRPPRLDQARTVETALDLLDEAGLDALTMRRLAEAMGVQAGALYRYFATKQELLTAMADRIMSDVDASAVPAGEEWSERLTGLARALRTALLAHRDGARVFAGTHSTGKHTLHFADAVIGVLRKAGVDDADAARALMALANFTVGHTLEEQAAAREPGTDAPADPGRLGDAVAAGSYPHLTATLPVLSSTDFTAHFEFGLRLLIDGLRALPQRR from the coding sequence ATGAGCAACCCGTCAACCCGCACACGGGGGCGCCCCCCACGGCTGGACCAGGCGCGCACCGTCGAGACAGCCCTGGATCTGCTGGACGAGGCTGGGCTCGACGCGCTGACCATGCGGCGTCTGGCTGAGGCGATGGGCGTCCAAGCCGGCGCGCTGTACCGCTACTTCGCCACCAAGCAGGAGCTGCTGACCGCCATGGCGGACCGGATCATGTCCGACGTCGACGCGTCCGCGGTACCGGCCGGAGAAGAGTGGAGCGAGCGGCTGACCGGCCTGGCCAGAGCGCTGCGCACTGCGCTGCTCGCCCACCGCGACGGCGCCCGCGTGTTCGCCGGCACGCACTCGACCGGGAAGCACACCCTGCACTTCGCCGACGCCGTGATCGGCGTTCTGCGCAAAGCCGGCGTCGACGATGCGGACGCGGCGCGCGCCCTGATGGCGCTGGCCAACTTCACCGTCGGCCACACGCTGGAAGAGCAGGCCGCCGCTCGGGAACCGGGAACGGACGCCCCCGCAGACCCGGGACGCCTGGGTGATGCCGTGGCGGCCGGGTCGTACCCGCACCTCACAGCCACCCTGCCCGTGCTCAGCAGCACGGACTTCACCGCCCATTTCGAGTTCGGGCTGCGCCTGCTCATCGACGGGCTGCGCGCCCTGCCGCAACGGCGCTGA
- a CDS encoding DUF2975 domain-containing protein — translation MGKLMVSALHAVLVVVLAGTVFVQASMVWALATDPEDGSLPLTPLRVITILGMVAAQVALVCVWQLVTMVRRGTVFSDAAFRYVDVVIGAIVAAALVWFAVTALNAPGQRDDPGVTVIMGGIGVAILGVALFVLVLRMLLAQAVARDVEASQMQAELDEVI, via the coding sequence ATGGGAAAGTTGATGGTGAGTGCGCTGCACGCCGTGCTCGTGGTGGTGCTCGCCGGCACCGTGTTCGTGCAGGCATCGATGGTGTGGGCGTTGGCCACCGACCCGGAAGACGGGTCGCTCCCGCTGACTCCGCTACGCGTGATCACCATCCTGGGCATGGTGGCGGCCCAGGTCGCCCTGGTCTGCGTATGGCAGCTGGTGACGATGGTCCGACGCGGAACCGTGTTCTCCGACGCCGCCTTCCGGTACGTGGACGTCGTGATCGGCGCGATCGTGGCGGCTGCCCTCGTGTGGTTCGCGGTCACGGCCCTCAACGCGCCGGGCCAGAGGGACGACCCGGGCGTCACCGTCATCATGGGCGGCATCGGCGTGGCCATCCTGGGAGTCGCGCTCTTCGTGCTCGTACTGCGGATGCTGCTCGCGCAGGCCGTCGCGCGCGACGTCGAAGCGTCGCAGATGCAGGCCGAGTTGGACGAGGTGATCTGA
- a CDS encoding MAB_1171c family putative transporter, which translates to MRNSDYYLPAIALGIAFIAKLPALRRGWRDPLVRSVNFLVFTAAICFFFAAPPTITAVNDLTGIPNFSGPLVYCIMCAFSAACLVLIVNWRGGPPEGVARSSRRWLTGYGIAIAALPIFFLLGDAPVERLRDLDTYYASTPFIREMIVTYLGAHLVSALVTTSLCARWARHVTGWLRLGLGVLIVGFVFNLAFSITKLSAVVARWFDTDWDTLSTNIAPPIAAAGGLIVTVGFLTPLVGPRISEPLAAWITYWRLGPLWRRLRPAPGDRIVMQLPWWSAPDIRLTVRETGIHDELLRLRPYLDDAVRQRTVDSAIATGIPSDRANLAGTAAMVAVAAKARAASPNSVEEHTEQTLAAADALTATLASGRERLVQLSRALHSPVVTAAQLQAAPTESSTR; encoded by the coding sequence GTGCGCAACAGCGACTACTACCTACCCGCTATCGCTCTGGGCATCGCGTTCATCGCCAAGCTGCCCGCGCTGCGCCGCGGTTGGCGTGACCCGCTCGTGCGGTCGGTCAACTTCCTCGTCTTCACCGCCGCGATCTGCTTCTTCTTCGCAGCCCCGCCGACCATCACAGCGGTCAACGACCTCACCGGCATCCCGAACTTCTCCGGCCCGCTGGTGTACTGCATCATGTGCGCCTTCAGCGCAGCGTGCCTCGTACTGATCGTCAACTGGCGGGGCGGCCCTCCCGAGGGAGTCGCCCGCAGTTCCCGCCGCTGGCTCACCGGCTACGGCATCGCCATCGCTGCACTGCCGATCTTCTTCCTCCTCGGGGACGCGCCGGTCGAGCGCCTGCGTGACCTGGACACGTACTACGCCAGCACCCCGTTCATCCGCGAAATGATCGTCACCTACCTCGGCGCGCACTTGGTATCTGCGCTCGTGACCACGTCGCTGTGTGCGCGATGGGCACGTCACGTGACGGGATGGCTGCGCCTGGGCCTTGGCGTACTGATCGTCGGGTTCGTGTTCAACCTTGCGTTCAGCATCACCAAGCTGTCCGCAGTGGTCGCCCGCTGGTTCGACACGGACTGGGACACCCTGAGTACCAACATCGCGCCCCCGATCGCCGCCGCCGGCGGACTGATCGTGACCGTGGGCTTCCTCACCCCACTCGTCGGACCGCGGATCAGCGAGCCGCTGGCCGCCTGGATCACGTACTGGCGGCTGGGGCCGCTGTGGCGGCGGCTGCGGCCCGCGCCCGGAGATCGCATCGTGATGCAGCTGCCGTGGTGGTCTGCCCCGGACATCCGACTGACCGTCCGCGAGACCGGCATCCACGACGAACTGCTGCGACTGCGCCCGTACCTCGACGACGCCGTTCGCCAACGGACCGTGGACTCTGCGATCGCGACCGGTATTCCGTCCGACCGCGCGAACCTGGCCGGGACCGCCGCGATGGTCGCGGTCGCCGCGAAGGCTCGCGCCGCAAGTCCGAACAGCGTCGAGGAACACACCGAGCAGACCTTGGCGGCCGCCGACGCCCTGACCGCCACGCTCGCCTCCGGTCGCGAACGCCTGGTCCAGCTGTCACGAGCCCTGCATTCGCCCGTCGTCACAGCCGCCCAGCTACAGGCGGCGCCAACAGAGAGCAGCACACGATGA
- a CDS encoding potassium transporter Kup, which yields MADRRQGPASGDGSASRAPEARHTGARDTVRLAVVIGALGVVFGDIGTSPIYTLQTVFNPSDPHPVPVTTGNVYGVVSLVFWSVMIIVTVTYVLLAMRADNDGEGGIMALITLLRRWSSQRGRRGTVVLAALGIFGASLFFGDSMITPAISVLSAVEGLKVVEPSLEDAVVPITAVIIVLLFLVQRRGTAAVGRVFGPVMIVWFVAIGACGVVGIADHPDILKALSPTYALGFLFGHWGTAFFALAAIVLAVTGAEALYADMGHFGRRAITRGWLFLVLPACVLSYMGQGALILGDPDNISSPFFLLVPGWGRWPMVVLATAATVIASQAVITGAYSVASQAAQLGYLPRLRIAHTSESTIGQIYVPWINWLLMVSVLTLVFAFRSSTALAYAFGMAVTGTITITTLLFFYVARAKWGTPRWLLATGASALLLVDLLFVAANMTKLVHGAWLPLLIGLTAFTVMTTWQRGRELVTTERARREGPLPEFIDRLRTGQEPTVRAPGTAVFLNRGKETAPLAMRANVEHNHVRHEQVVILSIKTEPVPRVPDDSRIVVDELGYADDGIIHVTARFGYMETPDVPGTLAMLDPVVTEGPLQLDQASYFLSKIELRRGKAPTMSPWRKRLFIATSYIAADAAEYFSLPRDRTVIMGSHIEV from the coding sequence ATGGCCGATCGCCGGCAGGGACCCGCGTCGGGTGACGGGTCCGCATCGCGGGCACCGGAAGCCCGCCATACCGGCGCGCGCGACACGGTGCGCCTCGCTGTGGTCATCGGCGCTCTCGGCGTGGTCTTCGGCGACATCGGGACCAGCCCGATCTACACCCTCCAGACGGTGTTCAACCCGAGCGACCCCCACCCCGTCCCGGTCACCACGGGCAACGTGTACGGGGTGGTGTCACTCGTGTTCTGGTCGGTGATGATCATCGTCACGGTCACCTATGTGCTGCTGGCGATGCGCGCCGACAACGACGGTGAGGGCGGCATCATGGCGCTGATCACCCTGTTGCGACGGTGGAGTTCACAGCGTGGGCGTCGAGGCACCGTCGTACTGGCCGCGCTCGGCATCTTCGGCGCGTCGTTGTTCTTCGGCGACAGCATGATCACCCCGGCGATCTCGGTGCTGTCCGCGGTCGAAGGGCTCAAGGTCGTCGAGCCGTCGCTGGAGGATGCGGTCGTGCCCATCACGGCGGTGATCATCGTCCTTCTGTTCCTGGTGCAGCGTAGAGGAACCGCGGCGGTGGGCAGGGTGTTCGGGCCGGTCATGATCGTCTGGTTCGTGGCCATCGGCGCGTGCGGCGTCGTCGGCATCGCCGATCACCCGGACATCCTCAAGGCGCTGTCGCCCACGTACGCGTTGGGCTTCCTCTTCGGCCATTGGGGTACGGCCTTCTTCGCCCTGGCCGCGATCGTGCTCGCGGTCACCGGCGCCGAGGCGCTGTACGCGGACATGGGGCACTTCGGCCGCCGGGCGATCACCCGAGGCTGGCTGTTCCTCGTCCTTCCCGCCTGCGTCCTGAGCTACATGGGCCAGGGCGCGTTGATCCTCGGCGATCCGGACAACATCAGCAGCCCGTTCTTCCTTCTCGTGCCCGGCTGGGGACGCTGGCCCATGGTCGTACTGGCGACTGCGGCGACCGTGATCGCCTCACAAGCGGTGATCACCGGCGCGTATTCGGTCGCCTCCCAGGCGGCCCAGCTGGGCTACCTGCCAAGGCTGCGCATCGCGCACACCTCCGAATCCACCATCGGTCAGATCTATGTCCCCTGGATCAACTGGCTTCTGATGGTTTCGGTCCTCACCCTGGTCTTCGCCTTCCGCAGCTCCACGGCGCTGGCCTACGCGTTCGGCATGGCGGTCACCGGCACCATCACCATCACCACCTTGTTGTTCTTCTACGTCGCCCGCGCCAAATGGGGCACGCCCCGATGGCTGCTCGCCACCGGCGCGAGCGCACTCCTCCTTGTCGACCTGCTGTTCGTGGCGGCCAATATGACGAAGCTCGTCCACGGCGCGTGGCTGCCGCTGCTGATCGGCCTCACCGCGTTCACCGTCATGACGACCTGGCAACGCGGCCGCGAGCTCGTGACCACGGAACGAGCACGCCGGGAAGGCCCGCTGCCCGAGTTCATCGACCGCCTCCGCACAGGGCAGGAGCCGACGGTCCGGGCGCCCGGCACTGCTGTCTTCCTGAACCGAGGCAAGGAGACCGCGCCCCTGGCCATGCGGGCCAACGTCGAGCACAACCACGTACGCCACGAGCAGGTCGTGATCCTGTCCATCAAGACCGAGCCGGTTCCCCGCGTTCCGGATGACTCGCGGATCGTCGTCGACGAGCTCGGATATGCCGACGACGGGATCATCCACGTCACAGCCCGGTTCGGCTACATGGAGACACCGGACGTGCCCGGCACACTGGCCATGCTCGACCCGGTCGTCACCGAAGGGCCGCTGCAGCTCGACCAGGCGTCCTACTTCCTGTCGAAGATCGAGCTTCGTCGCGGCAAGGCACCGACGATGTCGCCCTGGCGCAAGCGGCTGTTCATCGCCACCTCCTACATCGCGGCCGACGCCGCCGAGTACTTCAGCCTGCCCCGCGACCGCACGGTCATCATGGGTTCGCACATCGAGGTGTAG
- a CDS encoding FAD-dependent oxidoreductase, with translation MTPTSPKHRRAVIIGGGMAGMLAAAALADHAEKVTVIERDQLPNSPIPRKGLPQARHVHVLYSGGARAFESLLPGVTERWLEAGARRIPLPTGLVSYTAQGWLRRWSEMQFMIACTRDLLDLVVRDRVMDQHPHVTLLQEHELLRLNGTADRVTGVRVLGPDGQEAHHEADLVVDASGRGSRAPHWLTDLGIPTIEEAEVDSGLVYASRLYRAPAGSESFPLVNVQSDPNTPVPGQTATIEPVEGGRWLVTLSGTRGGEPTNNPDEFEKFARSIRHPVVGELISTTTPLDQTVTVTRSTVNRRRYFEKAKSWPDGFVVIGDAVATYNPLYGQGMSVAAQGLIKLRNEVRLQGLAAHGLARAAQRALAGPAAMAWELATSQDILYPGAVGQPPRAGAGVATRYVNRLMRTATGRPAVCAAFLDVITLSKPATAWGHPDTVVASLRGPGRRPLTEPPLTDAEWAIATGNSDDPTPVGVPKG, from the coding sequence ATGACTCCGACCTCCCCCAAGCACCGCCGCGCCGTCATCATCGGAGGTGGCATGGCCGGCATGCTCGCGGCCGCGGCCCTGGCCGACCACGCCGAGAAGGTCACCGTCATCGAACGCGACCAGCTGCCCAACAGCCCGATCCCCCGCAAGGGCCTGCCGCAGGCCCGGCACGTCCACGTCCTGTACTCCGGAGGCGCCAGAGCTTTCGAGAGCTTGCTGCCCGGTGTCACTGAACGGTGGCTCGAAGCAGGAGCTCGGCGCATTCCACTACCGACCGGCCTCGTCTCCTATACGGCGCAGGGGTGGCTCAGACGATGGTCCGAAATGCAGTTCATGATCGCCTGCACGCGTGACCTCCTCGATCTGGTGGTTCGCGACCGTGTCATGGACCAGCATCCGCATGTCACGCTGCTGCAGGAGCATGAACTGCTGCGCCTGAACGGCACCGCCGACCGCGTCACCGGCGTGCGAGTCCTCGGCCCCGATGGCCAGGAGGCCCACCACGAGGCCGACCTCGTGGTCGACGCCAGCGGCCGCGGCTCACGCGCACCGCACTGGCTCACCGACCTCGGCATCCCGACGATCGAGGAAGCCGAGGTCGACTCCGGTCTGGTGTACGCCTCCCGCCTGTACCGGGCGCCGGCCGGCAGCGAGAGCTTCCCTCTCGTCAACGTCCAGTCCGACCCGAACACTCCCGTGCCAGGCCAGACCGCGACGATCGAACCGGTGGAAGGCGGCCGGTGGCTGGTCACCCTGTCCGGCACCCGCGGTGGTGAACCCACCAACAACCCCGACGAGTTCGAGAAGTTCGCGCGCTCGATCCGCCATCCCGTCGTCGGTGAGCTGATCTCCACGACGACCCCGCTCGACCAGACCGTCACCGTCACCCGCAGCACCGTCAACCGGCGCCGCTACTTCGAGAAGGCCAAGTCCTGGCCGGACGGGTTCGTCGTGATCGGTGACGCCGTCGCCACCTATAACCCGCTGTACGGGCAGGGCATGTCGGTGGCTGCGCAAGGCCTGATCAAGCTACGGAACGAGGTCCGCCTGCAGGGCCTTGCCGCGCACGGTCTCGCCCGCGCCGCCCAACGAGCGCTCGCAGGGCCGGCCGCCATGGCGTGGGAACTCGCGACCTCGCAGGACATCCTCTACCCCGGCGCCGTCGGCCAGCCGCCCCGGGCCGGGGCCGGCGTGGCCACCCGGTACGTGAACCGGTTGATGCGTACGGCCACAGGTCGACCGGCAGTGTGCGCGGCGTTCCTCGACGTCATCACCCTCTCCAAGCCCGCCACTGCTTGGGGCCACCCGGACACCGTCGTCGCCAGCCTGCGCGGCCCGGGACGTCGCCCGCTGACCGAGCCCCCCCTCACCGATGCCGAGTGGGCCATCGCCACCGGCAACAGTGACGACCCCACGCCGGTGGGTGTGCCCAAGGGTTGA